The genomic region CCGCCGACGTGGACCTGGCGGCGGGCAAGGAGACCGGGGGAGCCTCGCTGGTCTCCCGGCTCATCGGGGTGGTCCTCCCGCCCACCCCGGCGCGGATCACCGACCCGATGGCCGGCTCCCGGGTGGTGGCGGTGGGAGACGGCAAGAACGTGGTGGCGCTCCCGGTCCCCGGTCACACCGCGGGCTCCTACGCGTACGTGTACCAGGGGGTGCTCTTCGCCGGGGACGTGGTCTGGTACGGCGAGGGCCGGCTCGGGCCCACGCCGCGCCCGTTCGAGCGGCGCCCCGACCAGAGCCGCAAGGGCATCCTCTCGCTCGCGTCGGCGGTGGAGGATCGCGAGGTCGAGGTGGTCTGCACCTCCCATGGCGGCTGCACGCCGGGCGGGGAGGGGAAGCGGCTCCTGCGGCAGCTGGCGGCGCGGCTGTAGCTCAGCGCTGCGCGCGGTCGGGCGGGCTCATCGCGAGGGCCGGCTGGCCGGCGCCCGGTCGGACCGTCACCGTGCACGTCATCCCGGCCGCGAGCGCGGCCACCTCCGCGGCCGGGTCGAGCGCGATGCGCACCGGGATGCGCTGGGCGAGCCGGACCCAGTGGAAGGTCGGGTTCACGTTGGAGAGGAGCCCCTCCACCTCCGGCTCGCCGATGGCGCGGGCGATGCTGGCCACGCGCCCGCGGAGGCGCTGGCCGCCGCTCATCAGCCGGACGTCCACCGGCGCGCCCACCTGCACGCCCGCGAGCTTGGTCTCCTCGAAGTAGCCCTCCACCCGGAACGACCGCGCGTCCACCACCGCCAGCATGGGGTGGCCGGCCACGGCGTAGCTGCCGGGGTGGACGCCGAGGTTGGTCACGTAACCGTCGGCCGGCGCGCGGACGCGGGTGCGCTCGAGGTCGAGCTCGGCGGACGCCAGCGCCGCCTCCGCCTGCTGCTCGCGCGCCTCCGCGGCATCCGCGGCCGCCCGCGCCGCTTGCCGGTTCTCGCTCGAGACCACGGTGCCGTCGAGCGAGGCGCGCCGGCTCGACTCGGCCCGTCGCAGCTCCCGGTCGGTCCGGGCCCCGGCGAGCGAGGCGCGGGCCTGCTTCACGGCGAGCCGGTACCGGGCCGCGTCGATGGTGAACAGCACGTCGCCTCGCCGGACCCGCTGGTTGTCCGCGACGGGGACCTCCACCACCTGTCCGCCGACGTCCGGCGCGACCTGGATCACGTCGGCCCGGACGCGGGCGTCTCGCGTCCACGGTGCGTACATGTAGCGGACCCAGAGGGCGTGGCCGGCGAGCGAGGCGACGGCCAGCACGGCGAGGGTGAGGGCGGGGCGGAGCAGGGTCTTCCACATGGCGCGAGGGTCCGGGGATCAGCGGTAGATGGCGAGGCCCAGCAGGCCGAAGAGCGCGGTCAGCAGGGAGACCCGGAAGAGCCCCGGGTGCCAGACGAAGCGGTAGAGCCCGGCGCGGGCCAGCGCGCGGTCGAGGAGCCAGAAGGCGACGGCGGCGACGTGGAACGCGACGAGGAGGGTGGGGAGGAGCAGCCCGAAGAGCTCGATCTCACGCGGCATGGCTCACCTCCGGCGCGAGCCGGGCGCTCGCCCCCTCGACGAGGGCCGCGGCGTGCTCGGCCACCGCGAGCTGCAGGAGCCAGAGGCTGGTGCGGAGCGACACCAGGGCGGCCCGCGGTCCGCTCACGGCCGCGGCGTCCACGCGCTCCCGGAGCCGCAGGAGGACGCCGAGCGCGCGCCCGGCCTCGTCCGGGTCCCTCGACTCGAGCGCTCCCGCGGCGCGATCCAGCGCGGTGTCGATCTGCCCCGCCCAGCCGCGGAGCGCCGCCCGCGCCCGCTGACCGCGCAGGGCGATCACCGCGTGCCCGGCCTCGAGC from Anaeromyxobacter paludicola harbors:
- a CDS encoding efflux RND transporter periplasmic adaptor subunit, producing the protein MWKTLLRPALTLAVLAVASLAGHALWVRYMYAPWTRDARVRADVIQVAPDVGGQVVEVPVADNQRVRRGDVLFTIDAARYRLAVKQARASLAGARTDRELRRAESSRRASLDGTVVSSENRQAARAAADAAEAREQQAEAALASAELDLERTRVRAPADGYVTNLGVHPGSYAVAGHPMLAVVDARSFRVEGYFEETKLAGVQVGAPVDVRLMSGGQRLRGRVASIARAIGEPEVEGLLSNVNPTFHWVRLAQRIPVRIALDPAAEVAALAAGMTCTVTVRPGAGQPALAMSPPDRAQR
- a CDS encoding DUF1656 domain-containing protein, translated to MPREIELFGLLLPTLLVAFHVAAVAFWLLDRALARAGLYRFVWHPGLFRVSLLTALFGLLGLAIYR
- a CDS encoding MBL fold metallo-hydrolase; the encoded protein is MKRLLHYLTAILTVGVLLLAGAGLALRLTRGSYSEPIAIAPEVLGARSAGGIWLFAARAGKKVVLFDTGVDPDGRPVDGILHALGAKREDVADVFLTHGHADHTGAVHLFPNARVHGGAADVDLAAGKETGGASLVSRLIGVVLPPTPARITDPMAGSRVVAVGDGKNVVALPVPGHTAGSYAYVYQGVLFAGDVVWYGEGRLGPTPRPFERRPDQSRKGILSLASAVEDREVEVVCTSHGGCTPGGEGKRLLRQLAARL